AATGAAGTTTCTGGATGAATAATGACACtcagaattttatttttttttttgaaaatttggtCAATTAATTCCAACTTCGTTTATTCGTAAAAACAATTTTTGACgtaacaaaaaagaaaacatatatGGTAGGATCATAATATTAAAACACGATCCTAAAAGAAAATTACTGGCTCTAGAGATATCATAGAGATATGATAATTGGAAGAAGACAAAATTATCTGAAGCATACAGAAAATTGGAAGCACCCCTTATTTCAAAGAGAGAAGAATAAATTGAAAGCTAAGGAAGGGTGATTAAGAGAAAATTGGAGTAACAGTGATGTATCATACAACCCTAATTTTGAGAGAAGATGAAATTTTTGTATGAAAGCACACCCAGGTTGGAGATTTTTGCGCCCGGCCATGTGTCACGAAcagtcgtcgcgcactcgcaacaactccgttcaacgaaccgttcgtcgctcacacctacatgtacagctgcttgacaacatgttttcttttgattttgggtcattttgcttgtaaaaatggaagttcgaacaagctacagcgttacaaagcgaccgctcaccgaaccgagcaaaacagccccaaaacagtccAAAACAACTTCGTTTTCGTGTGTcgtgggctgatttctggaatctgcctccgctcaccaaaacatcaaccatctcagccccttggaaccccccgggtggcacagggctggatagggcttcggtatagtaccgggtgttgaacactcattcgcaagttcgcacgttgccttgacgggaacttgttgtcgcgcccgggactcggtaaGCAActatttgtgggcttgcagctgttcattcaaccttctaaagtccttgttttccccctctccctcttttctcttgtgcacgcaaagtgctcgctgaattgcttgtaaagcttccgctcttttcgcgagacgtcgggactagtccgccgctcgttctttcgaactaatcaactttctcttttacaggtccttcgggacctgcgagaggttacaagtgagcTGATTTTTGcgaagcaatatcgcaagggcgaagcgcgacttaggcaacgcaagctaagttcgcgtcttggccgcaagggtgcctcacgccttaggtaattccagctaaAGCCGTGACATTAGAACTGACTCTTAAAACAATAAACATATTTCTGCTTGATACTGGAATTGGCTCTTAGGGTCTCAATCAAGACTGAAGTCCTAAGAAGCCACAGCAAATGAACACTAAATTTTCTGATCATTTTCAAGACCATGGAGATTTCACTGTAACCatcataactttgcattcatctatCAACTTTGGTGAGCATGCAGTTCCAAGAAATGTGCTATTAATTCTAAGTAGCAGCAGCAAAAAAAGACAGGACAGTAACGCTTTATGATTAATTTACAGGAAACAGGTGAAATCTGAGGAACTTCCTATGAGATTTTTAATACAACAATCACCAACAAGAGAATTTCCAAGGAGGGACTCTCCATCTATaacacaaaatcatcaaaatgagaacaaataacaaaattGACAAAAAGGAAAGCATTTATACAAATGGTTTCTTGCGTACCAACTTACCAAGCAGTCATCCAACCTCCGATAGATTTGCACCGCCATTATGTGAATCTTATACCTAATGCATAAAGGATAAACTTGAAGGGTTATGCTAACAGTCATTGTTATGAATATCTACCATGGCTGCAAAAAATAAATGTTTACTTCTAGTAGTCAATGAATAAGAGTTGCAAGAACTAATTTCGAGCAAACCACCACTGGTAGAACAAGCACAAGAACTAACTCTGGCAAAGTGCATGTGTGACAACCTTATTTCACTTCAAATAAATTATTATCACAAAAGAACAATTAGCTTCATGCATAACTATCCGATCGTAATTCCACCTTAATCTAATATTAAAAAAAGTACATGAAAGTCAAATGTCACTTTAACATTTAACTAGATGGGTTTCTTTTCCTAGAATAATGATCTAACCAATGTTAAAACAAATGTTCCTGGGGTACACGTCTTCTGTGGTGTTTTCCATAGGAGCACTTTGGTGTTCTGTGCCAACTATTATCCTGATTGCAATTATAAATGTGATGGTGCTCCAAGGTAGATCTATATATTATAGTTATCTAATGTAAAAGTAATTGTTACAGAAGAACTATAATTAAGATCACAAGTTGCGACACTGAatgttatagaataacaaaaaaggtCCAACATTCTAACAAACAGTAGCCAATTGCAAAAACTAACCATGATCAACAATGATAAGGAAATCAACAAAATAATGTTTCTTTAAGAAAAACACATAAAGAAGAAGCCGTAACTAAATAGTTGATAACATTTGTGTGAGAATTATTCATATCACCACCGAGAACAAAAGTTTGCTCTAGTACTTTGAAGTTGCCAAGAGCCTAAGGCATTCGGTTTCGCACCTTTTAAGGCAAACGTCGTTCCAGTTAGGCACTTGGTGTTGGATAACACAAACACTCCGTGCACAAGCATCAGCACAAGCATCAAGTTCAGAAACACCACAAACAGAAACACATGTATCCTGAGGCAGATTCTCTGATAATGCACCGACCTTCTTGAGCATTCTCTTAGAAGTACAGACTCTGTCACATACGAAGATTTCATCCGAGTTTCTTTCATGCCCTTGGGCACTCTTGAACCTTTGCTCTTCGCCATTTTTTCTCTTTGCTCTGATGGCTTGCCCTACCACAAGAGCTGGAACTGCAGCCCCTAACAATGACCACCAAATGTCCACCATTTGATACGGCAAGCTTTATGATGATGCCTCTTTTCCTCCTCCTCACTAGACATGTACAAGAAGCAACTGGAACCAGTAAGATCAGCCTATACGAATACGTGTATATATATTACCAAGAACTCTCTGAGTAGAGACGCAGAGAAACAATTACGACCAGAAGATACACCACAAGCTATTCGTCATGTAGCAATGGAACTACTAGACAAACCATTGCAAGCATTTCAAAATACGAAAACACGAGCATTCAAATTGAGGAAGAAGATCAACAACACTTTCCACCCCGGACAAACACCAGACAATCAACCTAAGCGCCGGATCAAGAAAAGGCTTACATTTCAAATGCCAATGTGCCCCGATAACTAACTGCTCTGAGCTCCATCATAGTAGACCACAGTTGAAGCCGAAAGATGGAGGGATACATAGAGCAAACAAAGGAGGTCCTATTCTCGCATTCCAAGACACGGCAAAGCATAAAAaagaaccctaagtttagaacaaACCTTCCTTGCCCAAGAACTAAACGCAGGCAGGCACTATCCGAGGATAATCAATGGTTTATAAATGATTCTTCTTGTAGGCTCAAAGACAACATCAACTCCAAACCCTTTTCGAGCAGCAGGAGCAGCAAGATTGGCGAGAAATGAGCAATGGAACCCATATGCTTCGTCCGTCCTTGAGAACTTGGATCAAGTTCTacctaaaatagaaaaaaaaaagaacaaagaacAAATAGAGACGATCGAGAGATGATCCAACCTTTTTCCTTCTCTCTGTGTCGGTTTGGTGTTCGGAGGGGAGGGATTGGGATGAATGGATGGAGAGTGTGGGAGCAATTGTGTCTTAGACGGCCGTCCGTCCGTCGAGCGTCACCGACCCACACGTAAACCAAAAGCATGCGATGCACGTGATGGACCgacgctaattatatattatccgttTATACTTagacttaaaaaatatattaaaatctttataattataaaaataaaatatttaatattatttacccTAACGTTATGGTTATATCTACGGATGGTACAACATGTGATAACAAATACATGAATGATATAAAAACgatgaaaaaaagataatttcatcgATCGTGTGacgggttaattataaattatctaataAATTTTAGTATATTAAACCTCTTTAGTATTGTAAgttttagacttaaaaaatttaatcttatttatcataACATCATTAATTTTACTCATGAAAGATATAGCACATgacaataaatatataaatggCATCGCACTGCTTTGCCTCACttgtctcttcttcctcctttctccTCGTCATTGGCGATGCAAATGCCTCACCCACCTCCTTTTCCTTCTCTAATAGTAATGCAAATACAAAACAAtgtcgaaggaggaagaggaggcagagtggTACAACAAGAACACAAATACCCCacctctctcctcttcctcctccggcgCTAACGTAGATGTTTCACCGCTCTACCTCCTCATCATCGATATTCAGATCGATATTAGCAAAGCCGACCATTGAGTTGTTGTCGCCAACCACTACCACAATAATTACCTACGGTGTCATCGTCTGTCACcattattgaaattatctttttacccatcGTTTATGTGTTATTCATGCATGTGATATCATATGCTGTATTTTCCATCGATAAAACCAATAATATTATGGTAAATGGGGCTAAacgttttattttcataattataaggatttcaatataaaattttaaaatctagagATCGGAATACTAAAGAGGTCTAACTGTAGaggctaatatataattagtccatcattaaaattatctttttgtctatcTTTTTCGTATCATTCATGCACATGTTGTCACGTGATATATCTTCCATCGATAAAATTGACGATATTAgaataaatatgattaaatattacgctttcataattatagagattttaatataaatcgAATAGTATAATAATAAAGGCTTAGtaccaaatatatttttttttcaaatctttttaggttttttttttttcaaaacttgATATGTACTATACACAAGTATGAATAAGTACCATACCGGTTGAAGCCTTAATCGGTACACAAAATTACGAACCATGGTTTGCTTGGTACGACTGGTGCAAGGTCGACGTTACCCAGTACCAAGCGACcactattattttatttttcaatgttTTTAGATTTTCATTTTAATTTGGGACCTACTGACACTCGATACACACTCGATACACAGGTATATACTAATAGGTGCCCTAACTAGTACAAGGATTGATACAATTACCAACCTTGATTTAAGAAAAACCTAAAGATATTGTAGTTAGGCATTATAAGTCGAAATAAAATTAATGGTGTACAAAGAAGTAGATAGAGACCTAATAAGACTTTACTGCAAATGATAGAAAGAAATTTTACTACTATCTTTATTTGAGATATTCTCTCAAAAAGCAAAGATCGACGAAGAAAGATGCATGTGGCGAACCCGTACTCTATGGCATGTAGTTGTTATTGTGGGTGCTCTTTTGGACAACTACAAATTTGtatgttttttattttcataattttaggCATCACAAGTCTTTTAAGCTACTATGTAACAAATTAATATGAGATAGCAAAACTCAAGTAAACTGCCCTTCTTTCAAGAGGGAGGGTTAAATGGGAATCCTGTTGATCAACTCAAATCCCAAAAGAGAAGTTCTCGGTATTGGGGAATCGGCCTGAAATCCCAAAAGGAATCCTGTTGATCAACTCAAATCAACCTGACTCATACAACAAGAACCTTGATCATTTGGATTTATGGATCAACTTTTGCAGTCTATGTCCATCTGCACAACAGTTTGGAGTATTAGACCATTGTGCACGATATAACCTCTTTAAACAGTTTGCCTCCTCCTGTAAGTCACTATCTTTATAGTGTACCTAAAGGCTACTAGAGAAACTAAAACTTTGATTCTTTAGTCAGTTCTATCTTACACAAGGAAATTTAACCCTATACAATTGCATCGCTAAAAAACATGTTGCTTCATTATGTTGTAATGTTGTATGCTGTGGACAATGCCAAACAAACAGATAGAAAGGAATTAGCTTCTCGCCTCCGTAACGCTTACTTGGATGTTTTTGGTACCTGAATGCATGGCCTGATCTATCACACGAGTGCCTGCTCCACAACAAGCTCTGGTCTAGTGGCAGGTGAACCAATAACAACCCAATGGATACCATGAATTCCAAGGTACTCAGGAATGACATAAGAGCAAGTTCATGGGAAAAATCAATTTTCCAGGATGCAAAAAAGACAATGTCAttgttatatataaaaaaaagttcATTTTATGAACTGATTCTGTTCCCTAAGAGAAAAAGCAATAGCATGGTTGCAGGATACAACACATTCTTGGTAATATAAAAGCTTGATTGCAAGATGCAAAAGAATCATAGAGAGGATCCATGTATCAAGATGAAATGTTTTTCTTCACCACCAGGCCTACTATAATCTCTGATTGGCGACAAGACAGGACAATATATGACCCATTGGTTACAAATCCAACATTAGGCCAAGTTATAATCAAAGCATGATTGcctatatgcaaaaaaaaaaaaacaaaaaaaaaacaaagcactGAGATATTCCACTAAGAGGTACTGTAACCAAACCATTGTCGACTGGAAAGATCAGAGCAACATAAAAGATGGATTCCAACATAAACCATTGTCAACCGATTATTATTCTGCACCACCTTATACTTGTGCAACTATTTGCCTTGAGTGCAGATTAATTTTTCCTCACCATTCATGACCAGAGAATTTTACAGGAAGTTGCAGTTTTACTCTGCAACTCTTTACTTGCTTAACAAGGTAATATGAGTTCAATCGAAGTGAATCCATATGCAAGATAACAAAGTGAATCTACATGCAGGATCCTCCTAAATATGATTCTTCTGAATCTAGATAGCTGATCAGGTACAAAGTGAATAAACTGTTGCATTCACCATGCAAATGTCTCTACATTTGAATCAAATAGGAACCCTGTGCTACTTCAAGTCTGACCGA
The DNA window shown above is from Musa acuminata AAA Group cultivar baxijiao chromosome BXJ2-4, Cavendish_Baxijiao_AAA, whole genome shotgun sequence and carries:
- the LOC103980299 gene encoding uncharacterized protein At5g64816, with the protein product MVDIWWSLLGAAVPALVVGQAIRAKRKNGEEQRFKSAQGHERNSDEIFVCDRVCTSKRMLKKVGALSENLPQDTCVSVCGVSELDACADACARSVCVIQHQVPNWNDVCLKRYKIHIMAVQIYRRLDDCLMESPSLEILLLVIVVLKIS